One window of Nocardia nova SH22a genomic DNA carries:
- a CDS encoding NUDIX hydrolase, translated as MSDTRWTILGERLVDENRHIRLSTADIRLPDGVEFTQYVARIPRCAMTLVLNDNRELLLMYRHRWIIDQWVWELPGGYVDHAEDVAVAAAREVEEETGWRPRAMQHLVTYQPAIGTLDHPQEVYLARGADLTDTRPDVNEAETIRWVPLDDAVRMIERGEIVGAATLIGVYRAITLTGL; from the coding sequence GTGAGCGATACCCGGTGGACGATCCTCGGTGAGCGTTTGGTGGACGAGAACCGGCATATCAGGTTGTCGACGGCAGACATTCGACTGCCCGACGGGGTGGAGTTCACTCAGTACGTGGCGCGGATTCCCCGGTGTGCGATGACGTTGGTGCTCAACGACAATCGCGAGTTACTTCTGATGTATCGACATCGGTGGATCATCGATCAGTGGGTGTGGGAGCTGCCCGGCGGGTATGTTGACCATGCGGAGGACGTCGCCGTTGCGGCTGCCCGTGAGGTCGAGGAAGAGACCGGCTGGCGGCCGCGTGCGATGCAGCATCTGGTCACGTATCAGCCCGCGATTGGAACGCTCGATCATCCGCAGGAGGTGTACCTCGCCCGCGGCGCCGACCTCACTGACACCCGGCCGGATGTCAATGAGGCGGAAACGATCCGTTGGGTACCGCTCGATGACGCGGTGCGGATGATCGAACGCGGCGAGATCGTCGGCGCTGCAACGCTAATCGGTGTGTACCGGGCGATCACACTTACCGGACTGTAG
- a CDS encoding TetR/AcrR family transcriptional regulator: MDYTGSGDPQRTVELLWGVPPAPRRGPKPKLTVDDIATTALAIADGEGLSAVTLRRIADELGVTAMSLYGYVPGKSELLDLLADRAWRDYPMPRHGRLGWRARVESVARANWTVYQAHPWLLQIATSRPLLGPHHTAKYDYELSAVDSLGLTDIDMDLIVGFVNDYVRGAARLAADTAAARTETGITDQQWWQQAAPALARVLDPARFPTAVRVGAAAGAEYDAAHNPARAFDFGLHRLLDGLQTYIDRFRPPASAG, encoded by the coding sequence ATGGACTACACCGGGAGTGGCGATCCCCAACGGACGGTGGAGCTGCTGTGGGGAGTGCCACCAGCACCCCGACGCGGCCCCAAGCCGAAGCTCACGGTCGACGACATCGCCACCACTGCCCTTGCGATCGCTGACGGGGAAGGGCTGTCTGCGGTGACCTTGCGACGCATCGCCGATGAACTCGGTGTGACCGCGATGTCGCTGTACGGGTACGTTCCCGGCAAGTCGGAACTGCTCGATCTGCTCGCCGACCGCGCCTGGCGCGACTACCCGATGCCACGCCACGGCCGACTCGGGTGGCGTGCCCGGGTCGAATCGGTCGCTCGCGCGAACTGGACTGTCTATCAAGCACATCCGTGGCTGTTACAGATCGCGACCAGCCGTCCCTTGCTGGGGCCGCACCACACCGCCAAGTACGACTACGAACTGAGTGCCGTCGATAGCCTCGGACTGACCGATATCGACATGGATCTCATCGTCGGATTCGTCAACGACTACGTCCGCGGCGCCGCCCGCCTCGCCGCGGACACCGCCGCCGCCCGAACCGAGACCGGAATCACCGACCAGCAATGGTGGCAGCAAGCCGCGCCCGCTCTCGCTCGAGTCCTCGACCCGGCCCGTTTCCCGACCGCCGTGCGAGTCGGCGCCGCCGCCGGCGCCGAATACGACGCCGCCCACAATCCTGCCCGCGCATTCGACTTCGGACTCCACCGTCTCCTCGACGGCCTGCAGACCTATATCGACCGATTCCGTCCGCCGGCGTCGGCTGGCTGA
- a CDS encoding vitamin K epoxide reductase family protein, which produces MTDLMDSSTGVEQTQADTVPARATGWLLVICGIAGLAAAATLSIDEYRLLVSPGYQPSCNLSPFVSCGSVMASAQAKVFGFPNPYLGLPTFAVVIASGLLTTARVALPRWWWAGLTLGGLFGVGFVGWLIFQSLYRIDRLCPYCMVVWAVVPIILVTAFRQTTMGIGGIPRAIADWRWVVVAIYYSAVILLVYLQFQDYWLSLI; this is translated from the coding sequence ATGACTGATCTGATGGATTCTTCCACTGGAGTCGAGCAAACCCAGGCCGACACTGTTCCCGCGCGTGCCACCGGCTGGCTGCTGGTGATCTGCGGGATTGCTGGACTTGCCGCTGCGGCAACGCTATCCATTGACGAGTACCGCCTACTGGTATCGCCTGGCTACCAGCCGTCCTGCAATCTCAGTCCCTTCGTCTCCTGCGGTAGCGTAATGGCGTCTGCACAGGCGAAGGTGTTCGGATTTCCCAACCCCTATCTGGGCTTGCCGACATTCGCGGTCGTCATTGCCTCCGGACTGCTGACAACAGCACGTGTTGCCTTGCCTCGATGGTGGTGGGCCGGTCTCACGTTAGGCGGCTTGTTCGGTGTGGGTTTTGTTGGTTGGCTGATCTTCCAAAGCCTTTACCGGATCGACAGGCTATGTCCGTATTGCATGGTCGTATGGGCAGTAGTACCCATAATTTTGGTGACGGCCTTCCGGCAGACAACGATGGGCATTGGCGGGATACCTCGCGCCATCGCCGACTGGCGATGGGTTGTCGTTGCGATCTATTATTCTGCCGTTATTCTACTGGTATATCTACAGTTTCAGGACTACTGGCTCAGCCTGATTTGA